In Hermetia illucens chromosome 5, iHerIll2.2.curated.20191125, whole genome shotgun sequence, a single window of DNA contains:
- the LOC119656759 gene encoding PCI domain-containing protein 2 homolog codes for MFGTLNNYLNGVQRAWSGQDGQTVASFVSLSDKHIMNRNLYLQNPESAVERQLDQPIDEIVSAHLKVLYYLGCEPRGYMEAYKHQTQCTQAVVKMLQLLKEENWCLPIMYAVCLDLRILAQKCEEEGKSSKPGEILEKAAECLMGCFRVCAADNRSSDEDTKRLGMLTLVNQLFKVYFRINKLHLCKPLIRAIDSSAFKDSFPLAEQITYKYFVGRKAMFDSDYKAADEFLSFAFQNCSRRFPKNKRSILIYLVPVKMLLGFMPKKMVLERYDVLQFHELACALKEGNVRRFDDVIQKHEAFFIKCGIYLLVEKLKFIAYRNLFKKVYLIKNTHQLDLSNFQSALEFVGEEGITMDETHCIVANLIYEGRIKGYISHVHNKLVVSKQNPFPPLNTVS; via the exons atgTTCGGAACCTTAAACAACTATTTGAACGGCGTTCAACGGGCTTGGTCAGGTCAGGATGGACAAACCGTGGCATCGTTCGTGTCGCTTAGCGACAAGCATATTATGAACAGAAATCTCTACTTGCAAAATCCGGAAAGCGCCGTTGAAAGACAACTGGATCAACCGATTGATGAAATTGTTTCTGCACACCTGAAAGTTCTCTACTACCTAGGATGCGAAC CTCGCGGATACATGGAAGCATACAAACATCAGACGCAATGCACGCAAGCTGTGGTTAAAATGCTACAACTACTAAAAGAGGAAAACTGGTGCCTGCCGATAATGTATGCAGTTTGCCTTGACTTGAGGATATTGGCCCAGAAATGCGAGGAGGAAGGGAAAAGTTCGAAGCCGGGAGAAATCCTAGAAAAAGCGGCTGAATGTCTGATGGGATGTTTTCGTGTCTGTGCAGCTGATAATCG GTCATCCGATGAAGATACAAAACGCCTGGGAATGCTGACGTTGGTCAATCAACTGTTTAAAGTGTACTTCCGAATAAATAAGCTTCATTTGTGCAAACCACTTATCAGAGCTATCGACAGTTCAGCATTCAAGGATTCATTTCCTTTAGCAGAACAAATCACATATAAATACTTTGTGGGCCGTAAAGCCATGTTTGACTCCGACTACAAAGCGGCAGATGAATTCCTAAGTTTCGCTTTTCAGAACTGCTCCCGTAGATTTCCGAAAAATAAACGATCAATTTTAATTTACTTAGTTCCTGTTAAAATGTTGCTCGGTTTCATGCCGAAGAAAATGGTTTTGGAAAGATATGATGTTCTACAATTCCATGAGCTGGCGTGCGCTTTGAAAGAAGGAAATGTGCGGAGATTCGACGATGTCATACAAAAACACGaagcgtttttcatcaaatgcgGAATCTATTTGCTGGTGGAAAAGCTTAAGTTTATAGCATATCGCAACCTGTTTAAAAAAgtgtatttaataaaaaatacacatCAATTGGATCTCAGCAATTTTCAGTCAGCTCTGGAATTTGTCGGCGAAGAGGGTATCACAATGGATGAGACACATTGCATTGTCGCCAATTTGATTTACGAAGGAAGAATCAAGGGATATATCTCGCATGTTCATAATAAGCTCGTAGTGTCTAAGCAGAACCCATTTCCACCTCTTAATACTGTATCTTAA